Sequence from the Terriglobia bacterium genome:
AGCCGGTGAAGGACATTGTGCAAGCGGCCAAGCAAGTCGCGGCGCAGACCGGGGCCGTCATCGAGATCGGCAACGATCCCCAGGCCGCCGTGGCCGGCGCCGATGCCATCTACACCGATGTGTGGGCGAGCATGGGCCAGGAGAGCGAGGCCGGCAAGCGCGACAACATCTTCCGCCCGTTCCAGGTGAACGCGGCGCTGATGTCGCTGGCCGCGCCGCACGCCGTGTTTATGCACTGCCTGCCGGCGCATCGCGGTTGCGAAGTCACCGACGAGGTGCTGGACTCGCCGCAGTCGGTGGTTTACGACCAAGCCGAAAACCGCCTCCACGTGCAGAACGCCATCATGGTTCTGCTTGCCGGCGCCCGCAAAGGCGCGAAGTCGGCCTCGGCGATACAGGCCGGCAGAGCGTAATCGGTACTTGGTACTCGGTACTCACTGAAACTGAAACTCGAAAACTGAAAACTGGTGTTCCATGCCTGACAAAGTCGCCCTTGCATACTCCGGTGGTCTCGATACCTCCATCATCATCCCGTGGCTGAGGGAGACCTACGGCTGCGAAGTCATCGCCATGGTCGCCGACGTCGGCCAGGGCGACGACATTGCCGCGGTCATCGCCAAAGCGAAAGCAACCGGCGCCAGCAAGGTTTACGTCGAGGATCTGCGCCGGGAATTCCTCACCGATTACGTCTTCCCTACCCTGCGCGCCGGCGCCGTCTACGAGCACAGCTACCTGCTGGGAACCTCGATGGCCCGCCCGGTTATCGCCCAGCGCCAGGTGGAGGTCGCGCTCGCCGAGGGCGCGGGCTACGTAGCGCACGGCTGCACTGGCAAAGGCAACGACCAGGTCCGCTTCGAGCACGCCTACCAGGCGCTGGCGCCGTCGCTCAAGGTGATCGCGCCATGGCGCGAGTGGAAACTGAATTCCCGCGAGGACTGCCTCGACTACGCCGAAGCGCGCGGCATTCCCGTCGAAGCCAGCCGGGCGAAAATCTATTCGCGCGACCGCAATCTCTGGCACCTCAGCCACGAGGGTGGCGAGTTGGAAGATCCCAGCAACCCGCCCAACGACGACATGTGGCAGCTTACCCTCTCGCCGCAGCAGGCGCCCGATCGTCCGGAAGAAGTCAAAATCACTTTCGAGCAAGGCACGCCCGTCGCGGTGAACGGCAAATCGATGAACCCGGTTTCGCTGGTGGAAGAGCTGAACTTCATCGGAGGCCGCAACTCCATCGGCCGCGTCGACTTGGTGGAGAACCGCTTCGTCGGCATCAAGTCGCGCGGCTGCTATGA
This genomic interval carries:
- a CDS encoding argininosuccinate synthase, with the protein product MPDKVALAYSGGLDTSIIIPWLRETYGCEVIAMVADVGQGDDIAAVIAKAKATGASKVYVEDLRREFLTDYVFPTLRAGAVYEHSYLLGTSMARPVIAQRQVEVALAEGAGYVAHGCTGKGNDQVRFEHAYQALAPSLKVIAPWREWKLNSREDCLDYAEARGIPVEASRAKIYSRDRNLWHLSHEGGELEDPSNPPNDDMWQLTLSPQQAPDRPEEVKITFEQGTPVAVNGKSMNPVSLVEELNFIGGRNSIGRVDLVENRFVGIKSRGCYETPGGTLLVTAHRELESLCLDREVMHFKQHVALKYAEMVYFGLWFTPLREALDAFITSTQQTVSGSITLKLYKGNITVAGRESEYSLYQTGLAAFTMDGYNPKDAEGFIRILGLPARVQAPLRFKKEATERERGREFLKATTAAD